Part of the Gemmatimonadales bacterium genome, TCCTCCCACTCGTGGTTCGCGCTGAAGTACCTCCTGGGCTACGCCAAGGTGCGCAACTACGACGGGTCGTGGACGGAGTGGGGCAACCTGGTGCGGGCGCCGGTGGAGAAGCCCTGAGAGAAGGCAGCGTTCCGGGGCCGGTGGTCAGAGCGGCTGCGAGACGGCAAGTTGCGAGTGGTTACCAGACGTGAGAGGGGCGGTGGACAGAGAGACCCGGATCGCCTGGCTGGTCGATCACTTCCAGCATCCCCGCCATCGAGGCCCGCTGGCGGACGCCGACGTGCGCATGCCCGGCGGCAACCCCGGGTGCGGGGACCTGGTGACCGCGTACGTGAAGGCTCCCCGCGACCAGGATCGCGTGGCGGCGCTCACCTTCGAGGGCGAGGGGTGCACGCTGAGCCAGGCGGCGGCGTCCATCCTCGCCGAGCGCGTGAACCAGCAGCACCCCACGTTCGACGAGGTGCTGGGCCTGACGTACGAGGAGATGATGGACCTGCTGGGCCGCGACCTCGTCAGCTCGCGGCCGCGCTGCGCGACGCTCGCGCTCGGTACGCTCAAGGCGGCCGTGCGCCGGCTCTCGATGGACCGCCGGCTCAGGGCGGCGGGCAGGACGGACGAGGAGATCCGCGCGCTCCGGGGCGAAGGCGCGGCCACCGCCGGCGGGCCCGAAGCGGACGGCCTGGTCTTCGGCGACGGGGCGGCCGGCGCCGCGGCCGACACCGCGGCCCGCCTCCCGGATCCCCTG contains:
- a CDS encoding iron-sulfur cluster assembly scaffold protein, producing the protein MDRETRIAWLVDHFQHPRHRGPLADADVRMPGGNPGCGDLVTAYVKAPRDQDRVAALTFEGEGCTLSQAAASILAERVNQQHPTFDEVLGLTYEEMMDLLGRDLVSSRPRCATLALGTLKAAVRRLSMDRRLRAAGRTDEEIRALRGEGAATAGGPEADGLVFGDGAAGAAADTAARLPDPLRRG